The following proteins are co-located in the Rhodococcus opacus B4 genome:
- a CDS encoding ABC transporter substrate-binding protein: protein MSPARSLQQGTRYRVVAVATAALTVPALAAGCSVANSSHSDAASPDTLRIVLPQEPPTLEPCDASLTSTGVVVRSNITEPLVERNADTGDLEPKLADSWEQTSDTVWTFRIRPGVTFSDGSAFDAEDAAFSIDRTVNSTIGCDVDGYVFGDDALVVNAIDPSTVTVQTPTADPILPLRISFVEMVPSTTDTKDKVRDPIGTGPYKIDYWDHGQRLSLVRNDTYWGTAPEYTRAIYQWRTEGSVRAAMVTNDEAELATYLGPEDGAGDLGAAYPNNETTALRMMATEPPLDDYRVREAIDLSVNRAGIVKALFQGLGDPAGQLVGSSIVGFDPDLQPTPFDPDRAAQLVAEAKADGVPVDKQIRLIGRTGQFPKINETIEVIQNSLSKAGLNVKIEMMDTAGQMQYQIRPFPQGTGPILLMIQHGNQAGDAQFTVDQYMRSDGYQSYFGSAGYDAQIDAAEQLVGDARQDAFASVLANEPREIRQFAYIAHMNAVLAKSPTVQYTPNSATGDEMRLSEMTHADTSANG from the coding sequence ATGAGCCCTGCACGTTCGTTGCAGCAGGGAACCCGTTACCGCGTCGTCGCCGTGGCCACCGCCGCACTGACGGTGCCGGCTCTGGCCGCAGGTTGCTCGGTGGCCAATTCGAGCCACAGCGACGCCGCCAGTCCCGACACGTTGCGGATCGTGCTCCCGCAGGAGCCGCCCACGCTCGAACCCTGCGACGCGTCACTCACCTCGACCGGAGTGGTCGTCCGCTCCAACATCACCGAGCCGCTGGTGGAACGCAACGCCGACACCGGCGACCTCGAGCCGAAGCTCGCCGACTCGTGGGAGCAGACCTCGGACACCGTCTGGACTTTCCGGATCCGTCCCGGTGTCACCTTCAGCGACGGCAGCGCGTTCGACGCCGAGGACGCCGCGTTCTCGATCGACCGCACCGTCAACTCGACCATCGGCTGCGACGTCGACGGGTACGTCTTCGGCGACGACGCACTCGTCGTGAACGCGATCGACCCGTCGACCGTGACGGTCCAGACGCCCACCGCAGACCCGATCCTGCCGCTGCGGATCTCGTTCGTGGAGATGGTGCCGTCCACCACCGACACGAAGGACAAGGTGCGCGATCCCATCGGCACCGGCCCCTACAAGATCGACTACTGGGATCACGGTCAGCGGCTGTCCCTGGTCCGCAACGACACCTATTGGGGCACGGCGCCCGAGTACACGCGGGCGATCTACCAGTGGCGGACCGAGGGCAGCGTCCGGGCCGCGATGGTCACCAACGACGAGGCCGAACTCGCCACCTACCTCGGTCCGGAGGACGGCGCCGGCGACCTCGGCGCCGCCTACCCCAACAACGAGACGACGGCGTTGCGCATGATGGCCACCGAACCACCGCTCGACGACTACCGCGTCCGCGAGGCCATCGACCTGTCCGTCAACCGGGCGGGGATCGTCAAGGCGCTGTTCCAGGGCCTCGGCGACCCGGCAGGTCAACTCGTCGGCAGCAGCATCGTCGGGTTCGACCCCGACCTGCAGCCGACCCCCTTCGACCCCGACCGCGCCGCGCAACTGGTGGCGGAGGCCAAGGCCGACGGCGTCCCCGTCGACAAGCAGATCCGGCTGATCGGGCGCACCGGCCAGTTCCCCAAGATCAACGAGACCATCGAGGTCATCCAGAACTCGCTGAGCAAGGCCGGCCTCAACGTGAAGATCGAGATGATGGACACGGCCGGGCAGATGCAGTACCAGATCCGGCCGTTCCCGCAGGGCACCGGACCGATTCTGCTGATGATCCAGCACGGCAACCAGGCGGGTGACGCGCAGTTCACCGTCGATCAGTACATGCGCAGCGACGGCTACCAGAGCTACTTCGGCTCGGCCGGATACGACGCGCAGATCGACGCCGCCGAGCAACTCGTCGGCGACGCCCGCCAGGACGCGTTCGCGTCGGTACTGGCGAACGAGCCGAGAGAGATCCGGCAGTTCGCGTACATCGCCCACATGAACGCGGTGCTCGCCAAGTCCCCGACCGTGCAGTACACGCCCAACTCCGCGACCGGCGACGAGATGCGCCTGAGCGAGATGACCCACGCGGACACATCCGCAAACGGCTAA
- a CDS encoding ABC transporter permease, which yields MFAFLRRRVYTSLVPLLVVLFGVFLLARLTGDPTNLYLPVSATPDQRAEFAAENGLDKPVLSQMADYLSGVVHLDFGESLRTGESAATMALRAFPATLQLAFFTMLLAIIGAIVIGCWAAYRPNSLADRISSLLSMTAASIPDFWFAITGVWIFAVVLGVLPTSGTGSALSWILPVATLLIRPLGVLTQVVRGAMVSALSAPYVRLARSKGAGDLRVVTHHALRNAAAPALTVAGDLTVGLVNGAVVVEAIFGWPGIGKLMIDAILQRDFAVLQAAVLLTAVSIFVLNILIDAGYALLDARVREKTKV from the coding sequence ATGTTCGCCTTCCTGCGCCGACGCGTCTACACCAGCCTCGTACCTCTCCTCGTCGTCCTCTTCGGTGTGTTCCTGCTCGCCCGCCTCACCGGCGACCCGACCAACCTCTACCTCCCGGTCTCCGCGACCCCCGATCAGCGCGCCGAGTTCGCGGCCGAGAACGGCCTCGACAAGCCGGTGCTGAGCCAGATGGCCGATTACCTGTCCGGGGTCGTCCACCTGGACTTCGGGGAGTCGCTGCGCACCGGTGAATCCGCTGCGACCATGGCGCTGCGCGCGTTCCCGGCGACGTTGCAGTTGGCGTTCTTCACGATGCTGCTCGCGATCATCGGCGCCATCGTGATCGGCTGCTGGGCGGCGTACCGGCCGAACTCGCTGGCCGATCGGATCTCGAGCCTGCTGTCGATGACCGCGGCCAGCATCCCCGACTTCTGGTTCGCCATCACCGGCGTGTGGATCTTCGCGGTGGTGCTGGGGGTGCTGCCCACGTCGGGAACCGGAAGCGCGCTGTCGTGGATCCTGCCGGTCGCGACCCTGCTGATCCGCCCGCTCGGCGTGCTCACCCAGGTGGTGCGCGGCGCAATGGTGTCGGCGCTGTCCGCACCATACGTACGGCTTGCCCGCAGCAAGGGCGCAGGCGACCTGCGCGTCGTCACACATCACGCACTCCGCAACGCCGCGGCCCCGGCGCTGACGGTGGCCGGCGACCTCACCGTCGGCCTGGTCAACGGCGCCGTCGTCGTCGAGGCGATCTTCGGGTGGCCCGGCATCGGCAAGCTGATGATCGACGCGATCCTGCAGCGAGATTTCGCGGTCCTGCAGGCGGCGGTGCTCCTGACCGCGGTCAGCATCTTCGTCCTCAACATCCTGATCGACGCGGGCTACGCACTTCTCGACGCGCGTGTCCGCGAGAAGACCAAGGTCTAG
- a CDS encoding ABC transporter permease — translation MSIDNAPRLDGAGDVYPGPDETPAVEAPAEETGPAPKPARNKTPLWKLLLRDRMATVAAAILVFVFLVAVFGPWLVGDAATDQNLDQSNLAPFHVANGWMNILGTDPLGRSMLARLIVACRTTLLVALPAVALSCIVGSLIGMWAGYHRGWRETTAMRVADVIMSFPSLLMAVVVLYVFSPSAANIVLVLAITRIPIYLRTARAESAELQSRLFVDAARTFGARSGAVIRRHVFPILLPTLLTVATLDFCYVMLAESSLSFLGIGIQPPDISWGLMVSQGRTYLQTAWWLSFFPGLAIVVTTVSATVLAAWARIATDPAQRWRLTVPRSRRSRLFPTRKVVS, via the coding sequence ATGTCCATAGACAACGCACCCCGCCTGGACGGAGCCGGCGACGTCTACCCGGGCCCCGACGAGACCCCTGCCGTCGAGGCTCCCGCCGAGGAAACCGGTCCCGCGCCGAAACCCGCCCGGAACAAGACGCCGCTGTGGAAGCTGCTCCTGCGGGACCGGATGGCCACGGTCGCCGCGGCGATCCTGGTGTTCGTGTTCCTCGTCGCAGTCTTCGGCCCGTGGCTGGTCGGCGACGCCGCGACGGACCAGAACCTCGACCAGTCCAACCTCGCACCGTTCCACGTGGCAAACGGGTGGATGAACATCCTCGGCACCGACCCGCTCGGGCGCAGCATGCTCGCCCGGTTGATCGTCGCGTGCCGCACCACCCTGCTGGTGGCGTTGCCCGCGGTCGCGCTGTCCTGCATCGTCGGGTCCCTCATCGGCATGTGGGCCGGGTACCACCGCGGCTGGCGGGAGACGACGGCGATGCGCGTCGCCGACGTCATCATGAGCTTCCCGTCGCTGCTGATGGCCGTCGTCGTCCTGTACGTGTTCTCGCCCAGCGCGGCGAACATCGTCCTGGTGCTGGCGATCACCCGCATCCCGATCTACCTCCGCACCGCCCGCGCGGAGTCGGCAGAACTGCAGAGCCGGTTGTTCGTCGACGCCGCACGCACGTTCGGCGCCCGCAGCGGGGCCGTCATCCGCAGGCACGTGTTCCCGATCCTGCTGCCGACGCTGCTCACCGTCGCCACCCTCGACTTCTGCTACGTGATGCTCGCCGAGTCTTCGCTGAGCTTCCTCGGCATCGGCATCCAGCCGCCGGACATCAGCTGGGGCCTGATGGTGTCCCAGGGCCGGACGTACCTGCAGACGGCGTGGTGGCTGTCCTTCTTCCCCGGACTCGCCATCGTCGTCACCACCGTGTCGGCGACCGTGCTCGCCGCGTGGGCCCGGATCGCCACCGACCCCGCCCAGCGCTGGCGTCTGACCGTCCCGCGGTCGCGTCGCTCCCGGCTGTTCCCCACCCGAAAGGTCGTCTCATGA
- a CDS encoding ABC transporter ATP-binding protein — MSAPAAAVESPDLAADTDRVALEVADLTVDLRTPSGTVRAVDHVSFTARRGETLALLGESGCGKSMTAQALVGLLEPIADVTDGSVRLGDVDLVAAKAKTRRALAATELAIVFQDALTALNPVYTVGKQLAEPFRIHRGLSAKEARREAISLMQRVGIPEPESRVDSYPHQFSGGMRQRLLIAMAVALSPTVLLADEPTTALDVTVQAQIMTLLRDLRTEHDMAVILITHDLALVAEEADRVAIMYAGNVVETGPVAEVFSSPQHPYTKGLLDSVPVHAARGEDLKSIGGTPPDLHSIPSGCVYQARCPLARDLCRTTRPPLAGVAAGRRSACHFPEEV, encoded by the coding sequence ATGAGTGCACCTGCAGCGGCTGTCGAATCACCCGACCTCGCCGCAGACACCGACCGCGTCGCACTCGAGGTCGCGGATCTCACCGTCGACCTGCGCACCCCTTCGGGGACGGTCCGGGCCGTCGACCACGTGTCGTTCACCGCGCGACGCGGGGAGACCCTCGCGCTGCTCGGTGAGTCGGGGTGCGGCAAGTCGATGACCGCGCAGGCGCTCGTCGGCCTGCTCGAACCGATCGCCGACGTCACCGACGGCTCGGTCCGCCTCGGCGACGTCGACCTGGTGGCGGCGAAGGCGAAGACCCGCCGCGCCCTCGCCGCCACCGAACTGGCCATCGTGTTCCAGGACGCACTGACCGCGCTCAACCCCGTCTACACGGTCGGCAAGCAGTTGGCCGAACCGTTCCGGATCCACCGCGGCCTGTCCGCGAAAGAGGCTCGACGGGAAGCGATCTCGCTGATGCAGAGGGTCGGGATTCCGGAGCCCGAATCGCGCGTCGATTCCTACCCGCACCAGTTCTCCGGCGGCATGCGGCAGCGCCTGCTGATCGCGATGGCCGTCGCGCTGAGCCCGACGGTCCTGCTCGCCGACGAGCCGACCACGGCACTCGACGTCACCGTGCAGGCGCAGATCATGACGCTGCTGCGGGATCTGCGCACCGAGCACGACATGGCCGTCATCCTCATCACCCACGACCTCGCCCTGGTCGCGGAGGAGGCCGACCGCGTCGCGATCATGTATGCCGGCAACGTCGTCGAGACCGGACCGGTCGCCGAGGTCTTCTCCTCGCCGCAGCACCCGTACACCAAGGGCCTGCTCGATTCGGTACCCGTGCACGCGGCCCGCGGCGAGGACCTGAAGTCGATCGGCGGCACCCCGCCCGACCTGCACTCCATTCCGTCCGGCTGCGTCTACCAGGCGCGCTGCCCGCTCGCCCGCGACCTGTGCCGCACCACCCGCCCGCCGCTCGCCGGCGTCGCAGCAGGCCGCCGCTCGGCGTGCCATTTCCCCGAGGAGGTCTGA
- a CDS encoding ABC transporter ATP-binding protein, with protein MSESILKVRGLTKTFKVPANKAGKNQLRALDGIDLDLARGETLGLVGESGCGKSTLARTLMMLERPDSGSVTWDGVDPFSLKGKDLLALRRRVQMVFQDPYASLNSRMSAADIIAEPWRTHKTMYKTSRDRAARVRELLHLVGLRPSDEHRYPQEFSGGQRQRLGIARALALNPSVVICDEPVSALDLSVQAQVLNLLNDLQKQLGISYVFISHDLSVVRHVADRVAVMYLGRIVETGATDAVFDRPAHPYTEALMSAAPKLDAESRGKRIILDGEVPSPLNPPSGCRFRTRCAHATDICASTVPPAAVDPRGSSHVAECHHPRRPVALGVPIAVG; from the coding sequence ATGTCCGAGTCGATTCTGAAGGTGCGGGGCCTCACCAAGACGTTCAAGGTGCCCGCGAACAAGGCGGGCAAGAACCAACTGCGCGCGCTCGACGGCATCGACCTCGACCTGGCGCGCGGCGAAACCCTCGGACTCGTCGGCGAATCGGGCTGCGGCAAGTCCACTCTCGCCCGCACGCTGATGATGCTCGAGCGTCCCGACTCCGGTTCGGTGACGTGGGACGGCGTCGACCCGTTCTCGCTGAAGGGCAAGGACCTGCTCGCGCTGCGCCGCCGGGTGCAGATGGTGTTCCAGGATCCGTACGCGTCGCTGAACTCCCGGATGTCGGCGGCCGACATCATCGCCGAGCCGTGGCGCACCCACAAGACGATGTACAAGACCAGCCGCGACCGGGCGGCGCGGGTGCGCGAGCTGCTGCACCTCGTGGGTCTGCGGCCGAGCGACGAGCACCGGTACCCGCAGGAATTCTCCGGCGGTCAGCGGCAACGTCTCGGGATCGCCCGCGCCCTGGCGCTGAACCCGAGCGTCGTCATCTGCGACGAACCCGTGTCGGCCCTCGACCTGTCGGTGCAGGCCCAGGTGCTCAATCTGCTGAACGACCTGCAGAAACAGCTCGGCATCTCGTACGTGTTCATCTCGCACGACCTGTCGGTGGTCCGGCATGTCGCCGACCGCGTCGCCGTGATGTACCTCGGCCGGATCGTGGAGACGGGTGCGACGGACGCCGTCTTCGACCGTCCCGCCCACCCCTACACCGAGGCCCTGATGTCGGCGGCACCGAAGCTGGACGCCGAATCCCGCGGCAAGCGGATCATCCTCGACGGTGAGGTTCCGTCGCCGCTGAACCCGCCGTCGGGCTGCCGGTTCCGCACCCGCTGCGCCCACGCCACCGACATCTGCGCGAGCACGGTGCCGCCGGCCGCCGTCGACCCGCGCGGAAGCAGCCACGTCGCCGAATGCCACCATCCTCGCCGTCCGGTCGCGCTCGGCGTGCCGATCGCGGTCGGGTGA
- a CDS encoding sulfite exporter TauE/SafE family protein has protein sequence MSGAGFAVIAFAVFLASCMQASIGFGMGMLAAPVVALVDPSLLPGTLIMTATVVTVMVVWRERDALDLSGTGWALAGRVPGTIAGALLLVVLPERGLSLLLAAVVLSGVVFASLGWAPPPRRRNLAVAGAASGLLGTATSIGGPPMALVMQGSKGAQLRGNMSAFFLVGSTLSVAVLAVTGSLHRESAVMFALLVPVTVLGYVASRFVNRHLDATRLRRTSIAVSCVGALMLIGQQLL, from the coding sequence GTGAGCGGGGCCGGGTTCGCGGTCATCGCGTTCGCCGTCTTCCTTGCGTCGTGCATGCAGGCGTCGATCGGATTCGGGATGGGCATGCTCGCGGCACCCGTCGTCGCGCTCGTCGATCCGAGCCTGCTGCCCGGGACGCTGATCATGACGGCGACGGTCGTCACGGTGATGGTGGTGTGGCGGGAACGCGACGCCCTCGATCTGTCGGGCACCGGGTGGGCGCTGGCCGGCCGGGTGCCGGGCACGATCGCGGGTGCGTTGCTGCTGGTGGTGCTGCCGGAACGGGGGTTGTCGCTGCTGCTCGCGGCCGTGGTGCTGTCCGGGGTCGTCTTCGCGTCGCTGGGCTGGGCACCGCCGCCGCGGCGCCGGAATCTCGCCGTCGCCGGCGCCGCGTCGGGCCTGCTCGGCACGGCCACCTCGATCGGCGGACCGCCGATGGCCCTGGTGATGCAGGGGTCGAAGGGGGCGCAGCTGCGCGGCAACATGAGCGCGTTCTTCCTGGTGGGCTCGACGCTGTCGGTAGCCGTCCTGGCTGTGACGGGTTCGCTCCATCGCGAGTCGGCGGTGATGTTCGCGTTGCTCGTTCCGGTGACGGTGCTCGGGTACGTGGCGTCGCGGTTCGTGAACCGTCACCTGGACGCGACTCGCCTGCGCCGGACGTCGATCGCGGTGTCCTGTGTGGGTGCGTTGATGCTGATCGGACAGCAGCTTCTCTGA